The following coding sequences are from one Rutidosis leptorrhynchoides isolate AG116_Rl617_1_P2 chromosome 11, CSIRO_AGI_Rlap_v1, whole genome shotgun sequence window:
- the LOC139874919 gene encoding S-protein homolog 18-like yields MEKLVSVFIFFTTFLSIIITIAAKGCWTNGWAINVVNDIDNNKAPIQVHCKSKDDDIGMKSLGFHQSVDWKFCEKVITPSTLYFCHFYMGNKEQVFDVFNDTHKSLCQETDKSKDYWACTWLVRPDGFYIVDRKDGGEKVVKIHDWKQGRV; encoded by the coding sequence ATGGAGAAACTCGTCTCGGTGTTCATCTTCTTTACCACATTTCTTAGTATTATCATAACGATAGCCGCAAAAGGTTGTTGGACAAATGGTTGGGCCATCAATGTTGTCAATGATATCGACAACAACAAAGCCCCGATTCAAGTTCATTGTAAATCGAAGGATGATGATATTGGCATGAAATCACTTGGATTTCATCAATCCGTTGATTGGAAATTTTGTGAGAAAGTTATAACTCCTAGTACTCTTTATTTTTGCCATTTTTATATGGGTAATAAAGAACAAGTATTTGATGTGTTTAATGATACTCACAAAAGTCTTTGTCAAGAGACCGACAAATCGAAAGATTATTGGGCGTGCACTTGGTTAGTTAGGCCCGACGGGTTTTATATAGTAGATCGGAAAGATGGTGGTGAGAAAGTAGTTAAAATACATGACTGGAAGCAGGGGCGGGTCTAA